TGCGCAGCGACTCGGGGTACGCCGCGGCACCCGCGGCCTGGACGCCGACGACGCGGACGTCGGGCCGCTTGGCCTTGATGGCCAGGGCGACGCCCGCGAGCAGGCCGCCGCCCCCGGTCGGCACCAGGACCGTGCGGGCCTGGGGGGCCTGCTCGAGGATCTCGAGGCCGCAGGTGCCCTGCCCGGACATGATGTCGGGGTGGTCGAAGGGGTGGATGAACACCGCCCCGGTGGCGTCGGCGTGCTCCTGCGCGGCGACCAGCGCCTCGGTGAGCGACTCCCCGTGGAAGCGCACGTCGGCGCCGTACCCGCGCGTGGCGTTGGCCTTGGGGATGGGCGCACCCTCGGGCATGAAGACGGTGGCGGTGATGCCGAGCAGCTGCGCGGCCAGCGCGACGCCCTGCGCGTGGTTGCCGGCCGAGGCCGCGACCACGCCGCGGGCGCGCTCGTCGGCGGAGAGCCGCGACAGCCGCACGTAGGCGCCGCGGATCTTGAACGACCCGGTGCGCTGCAGGTTCTCGCACTTGAGGAGCACCTGGCCGCCCACGATGTTCTGCAGCCACCGCGACTCCTCCATCGCGGTGCGCAGTGCCACGGCGTCGACGACCTCGCGGCACTGCTCGATGTCGGCCAGCGTCACGCTCATGCGGGGCTCCCCTCGGGGGCCGGCTCCGGCCCGTCGGCGTCGGGTGCGGGCGTGCCCGCGACGGGGATGGGGTCGTCGTCGGTCGCCTCGTCGGCGTCCTGTCCCACGTCGGTGTGACGGGCGAGGTGCTGGACCACGGCGTTGAGGGAGGCGGCGAGCGGCACCGCGATGAGCGCGCCCGCGATGCCGGCCACCAGGACGCCCATCGCGATCGCGACGATGACGCCGAGCGGGTGCACGGAGACGAAGCGGCCCATGAGGAACGGCTGCAGCACGTGGGCCTCGACCTGCTGCACGGCCACCACCACGCCGAGCATGATGAGCGCCGTCACCGGGCCCTGCGCCACGAGCGCGACCAGCACGGCCACGGTGCCGCTGATGGCCGCCCCGATCATGGGGACGAAGGAGCCGAGGAACACCAGCACGCCGATGGCCCCGACGAAGGGGACGCCCAGGACGGCGGCGCCCACCGCGATCCCGATGGCGTCGACGGCGGCGACCAGCACGGTGGCCCGGACGAACTGGGTCAGCGAGGCCCAGGCGACGCGACCCGAGGAGTCGGCCTGCAGCCGACCGGCCCGCGGGAACAGCCGCACCAGCCAGGCCCAGATCAGGCCACCGTCGGCGAGGAAGAAGTACGTCGCGAACAGCACGATGAAGATGCCGGCCACGACGTGCCCGAGCGTGGTGCCGAGCTCGCTCAGCGTCTCCACGGCGTTGTCGCCGAGCGAGGTGAGCTGGGCCTGCGCCTCGCCCAGGGCCGTGCTGATCTGGGAGTCGGTGACCTGGAGCGGTCCGTCGCGCAGCCAGGCGCGGATCTGGCCCACGCCGCTGCCGACCTGCGTGGAGAGGTCGCTGACCCCCTGCGCCACCTGGTTGCCGACGAAGGTCGCGGACAGCGCCACGATCCCGACCAGCAGCAGCACCACGAGCAGCGCGCCCAGCTTGCGCGGCACCCCGAGGCGTCCGAGGCGGTGGACCACCGGGGAGAACAGGGCGGCCAGCAGCAGGGCGATGACCAGCGGCAGCACCATCACCATGAAGAACTGCAGCAGGTAGAGGATGATCGCGCCGGCCGCGCAGATCACCAGGAAGCGCCACCCCCAGGCCGCGGCCAGGTCCACGCCGTAGGGCACCTTGGCGCGGCTGAAGTTGCTGACCCCGCCGGTGATCCTCGGCTCGGCGTCCATGCTGCGCCGGGTCGCGCGGACCTCGGCCCACTGCTGGGCGATCCGCTCGCGCAGCTCGACGGTCTCCAGCTCGCGGCGTGCCTGCTCCTCCACCGCCCGGACCCGATGGCCGGTGCGGGAGGGGATGCGCAGGCGGGTCCTCAGACCCCGGTCGAGTGCCACCGGGCCAGGCTACGCGCGAGCGCGGCGGCAGCCGCGCGGCGGTCGTCGTGGCTCGTCGCGAGCAGCCCGACGGCCGCCAGGACGTAGTCGCGGTCGACCACCACGCGCGGGTGGTCGGGCAGCTGCCAGCCCTCCGGCGAGGGGCCCACCAGGCCGTCCAGCAGGGCGGCCGCGCGCGCGGGGTCGGCGTGGCGCAGCACCCCGCCGGACCCCACGAGCAGGCCCACCTCGCGCAGGTCGGTGCCCGAGCGCTCCACCCGGCGCCCGTCGGGTCCCACGACGACCCGCGAGCGACCGACGTGGCGGCGCACCGCGAGCGTCGCCGCCACCCGCGCCAGGGCCAGGTCCTCCTCGACCTCGGCGGGCGTGGCGGGCAGCAGGTCCGGGTCCTCGGTCCGGCGCAGGGCGGCGGACTGCGGCAGGGCGGGCTCCAGGCCGGCCCCGGTCGCGGCCTCCCACGTCGAGGCGGCGCTCCAGCGCATCCCGAGGTCGCCCTCCACGGTGCGGGTGACCGGGCTGGGTGCGACCACCTCGCGCGCCAGGCCGGCCTCCTCCGGGTCGAGCCGGACCACGGAGTGGACGTCGGTGGTGGCACCGCCGACGTCGACCACGACCACGTCGTCGCCGGTCTCGGCCGCCAGCACCTCGACGCCGGTCAGCACCAGGTCGGGCGTGGGGCCCGAGACCACCTCGGCCAGGTCGACGCGCGTCGAGAGGCCCTTGCCGCCGATGACGTGGCGCAGGAACGCCTCGCGGATCGCAAGCCGGGCGGGCCCGGGCTCGAGCACCCCGATGCGCGGCACCACGTTGTCCGCCACCTGCACCGGCCACCCGGCCAGCACCTCCCGCAGCTGCGGCACCGCGTCGGGGTTGGCCGCGACCACGACCGGGCCGCGCCAGCCCGAGGCGACCAGCGCCCGCGCGCCGGCGAGCGCGCCGTCGACGTCGCCGCCGTCGGTGCCCCCGGTCAGCAGCACCACGTCGGGCCGGGTCTGCTCGGCGAGGGCGCGGTAGTCCGCCTGCCCCGAGGCCCGGCCCAGGACCGCCACCACCTTGCCGCCGCTGGACAGCGCCACCCGGCGTCCGGCCTCGGCCGTCACCAGCTCCTCGTTGCCGACGACCGCGATCCGGAGGCCACCCCCGGCCGAGGAGCAGGCCAGCAGCGGCGCGTCGAGGGCCTCGGGGCGCTGCTCGGCCAGGGCGGCCCGGCAGGCGTCGACGCCGTCCATGACGTCGGTGGCGACCGTCGTCGGGTGGCTGGTGGTGGCGAGCAGCTCGCCGGTGTCGCCGTCGACCAGGGCGGCCTTGGTGAAGGTCGACCCGAGGTCGACGCACAGCAGCGGGGTCACCGGGGGCCTCAGACCCGCGCCAGCAGGACGTACGCCGTGCCGACCAGCAGCGTGACCATCACGGCGACGCTCAGCAGGTGGGCCGCCGGGCCGGCCCCGATCGGGCGCCCCTCCCGGATCGCGCGGTCGACGCCGCGGAAGCGCAGGTAGCCGCCGACCGCGGCCACGGCCGAGGTCGCCACGAAGCTCAGGCCCAGCACCACCACGAGGGGGTCGTCGTCGAGGAAGTGCACGATCGCCACCGCGGCGGCGAGCAGCCCCACCGACGTGCGCTGGTAGGCCAGCAGCGTCCGCTCGTTGGCGAGCGAGAAGCGGACGTCGGGCTCGGGCCGGGGCGCCGGTGACGCCGCCGGACCGGCCGCGGGGACCTCAGCCAAGGGCCCGGTCGAGGTCGGCGAGCAGGTCCTCGACCGTCTCGATGCCGACGCTGAGCCGGATCAGGTCCGAGGGGACCTCCAGGGCGGTGCCCGCGACGCTGGCGTGGGTCATCCGGCCGGGGTGCTCGATGAGCGACTCGATGCCGCCGAGCGACTCCGCCAGGGTGAACACCTCGGCGCGGGCGCACGCGTCGAGGGCGGCCTGCTCCCCGGCCGCGACCCGGAAGGACACGATGCCGCCGAAGCGCTTCATCTGGCGGGCGGCGACGGCGTGGCCCGGGTGCTGCTCGAGGCCGGGGTAGATCACCTCGGCCACCTTCGGGTGGGCGGAGAGGAACTCCACGACCCGCTCGGCGTTGTCGCAGTGGCGGTCCATGCGCACGGCCAGGGTCTTGAGCCCGCGCAGCACCAGCCAGGAGTCGAACGGGCCGGCCACCGCACCGATGGCGTTCTGGTGGAACCCGACCTGCTCGGCCAGCTCGAGGTCGCGGACCACGAGCGCGCCGCCGACCACGTCGGAGTGGCCGCCGGCGTACTTGGTCGTCGAGTGCACGACGACGTCGGCGCCCAGCGTCAGCGGCTGCTGGAGGTAGGAGGAGGCGAAGGTGTTGTCCACGACGAGCAGCGCACCCGCGTCGTGGGCCACGGCCGCCAGCGCCTCGACGTCACCGATGTTGAGCAGCGGGTTGGTGGGCGTCTCCACCCAGACCAGCTTCGTCTGCCCGGGACGGATCGCGGCACGGACGGCGTCGACGTCGCTGACCGGCGCGGCGTCGTACGTCAGGCCCCAGCGGGTGGCGACCTTGTCCACGAGCCGGAAGGTGCCGCCGTAGGCGTCGTCGGGGATGACCACGTGGTCGCCGGGACCGCACACCGAGTGCAGCAGGGTGTCCTCGGCGGCCAGGCCGGAGGCGAACGCGAAGGCCCGCTCCCCCTCCTCGAGCGCCGCGAGGTTGCCCTCGAGCGCGCTGCGCGTCGGGTTGCCGGAGCGGCTGTACTCGTAGCCGCCGCGCAGGCCACCGACGCCGTCCTGCTTGTACGTCGAGGTGGCGTAGATGGGCGGGATCACCGCCCCCGTCGCGGCGTCTGGCTCGTAGCCGGCGTGGATGGCACGGGTCTCGAACCCGGACTTCGATCGGTGCTGGTCGTGCTGCTCCTGGGTCACCGGCGCCACGCTACTCGCCGGGGAACATGCACCCGCCGCCTACTGTTGGGACCAGTGGAATCCGAGGAAGGGACACCATGTTCTTCAGCCGCACCAAGACCACCCTGCCCACCGCCGACGAGGCCCTGCCGGGCCGCACCGAGCAGTGGTTCCCGCTGAGCGAGAAGCACCGCGCGCTCGACGCGCCGCTCGTGACCGACGAGGTGCCCGAGGGCCACCAGGTCGCCCTGTTCGGGCTCGGCTGCTTCTGGGGCGCCGAGGAGATCTTCTGGCAGGTCCCCGGCGTCTGGTCGACGTCCGTCGGGTACGCCGGCGGCCAGACCCCCCACCCGTCGTACGAGGAGGTCTGCAGCGGTCGCACCGGCCACACCGAGGCCGTCCGCGTCGTCTACGACCCGTCGCAGGTGTCCTACGCCGACCTGGTCGCGACCTTCTACGAGGTGCACGACCCGACCCAGGGCATGCGCCAGGGCAACGACACCGGCACGCAGTACCGCTCGGCGATCTACTACGAGACCCCCGAGCAGGAGAGGGTCGCCCACGAGGTCACCGAGCGCTACCAGCCCGAGCTGGCCAAGCGCGGCTACGGCCCCATCACCACCGAGATCCGGCCCGCGGCCGAGACGCCGTACTACTACGCCGAGGACCACCACCAGCAGTACCTGCTGAAGAACCCCTTCGGCTACCGCTGCCACAGCGCGACGGGCATCTCGGTCCCCCGCGACTGAGCACCCGCGACCCGCACGCACCCGGGCCGGAGCGACCACGTGTCGCTCCGGCCCGTGGTGCGTCCGGGACCGGCCGCGACGCGTGGTGATGCCCACACGTCACGCTGCGTTCCACCAGCATTGACGTGAAGGCAACGTTAGGGTGGGGTCCGGCCGCCATGGTTGAACCGTCACCGAGCTCGGCCGTCCCGATCCCGACCGCACCGACCCACGAGGTGGACCCATGCAGCACCCTGTCGTGCACGTGGTCTACCGCTACGCCGCCGCGGTGGGCGACAAGCCCCGGCCCGACTACTTCTCCAAGAAGCTGGCCCTGCACTCCTTCCTCGTCGCCCTGGACGAGGTGCGCGACGAGGTCGCGGTCACCTTCCTGGTCGACGGCGACGTCGAGGCCGACGTCGAGTCGATGATGCGCGGCGCCGGCGCGCTGCACCGCGGCCGCTGGGGCAGCAACCGGGCGTCGTACGCCGAGCAGCTGCGCGTCGCCGCCGGGGTGCGCGCCGAGCTGGTGTGGTTCGCCGAGGACGACTACCTCTACGCCGCCGACGCGCTGCACGCGCTGGTCGCCGCGGTGCACGACCTGCCGAGCGTGAGCTGGTTCGCCCTGTCCGGCCCGACGCCGCTCGACCGGCTCGAGCTGCGGCGCGCGCAGTCGGCCGTGCCGCTCCCCCGCTCGCGCCACTGGGCCTTCGCGGTGCCCCGCCGCGACCACGAGCGCCGCCAGTGGCAGCGCATCGACAGCACCACCAGCACCTTCGGGGGCCGGCCGGACGCGATCCGCCGCGCCGCCTGGCTGCTGCGCCTGTGCCCGTGGACCGGCGCCGCCTGGGACCGCACCACCTGCCTGGCCGTCCAGGGCGCGACGCCCTATCCCTGGGCCCACCTGCTCAGCGACCTGGCGCCACCGTCGATGCCGGCCCGGGGCCGGGCCCTGCGCGTCGCCTACAAGGTGCTCGCCCGGCTGGGCATCAACCTGGCCGCGCTCACCCAGCGCCGCCGCGAGGCCGTCATGGTCGCGCCGGTCACCCACCTCGTGGGCCACATGGACCTGCCCTACGAGCAGGACCAGGAGCGCTGGGACGCCCTGGCCGAGGAGCTGCTCTCCGGGGGCACCGACGACGCCGCCACGGCGTACGACGGGCGCGCGGTCGGCTACTGAGCCTCCGGTCGTCGCGCCGGTGACGTGAGCAGGGCAACGCCTGCACGATTCGGGTCGGGCGCGGCCCCTGGGGCACACTGGCTCGATGCCCGAGACCACCCCGCCCACCGAGCCCACGCCCGACGAGCCCGCCGCCGAGCCCGCCGCCGAGGCCCCCGCCACGCGCGGCCGCCGCGGCCTGCTCCTCAAGGTCGTCGCCGCCGTCGTGGTGCTCGCCCTCGTCGTCGGGGGCGGCATCACCGCCGCCCTGGCCCTCACCGGGCCGGACACCCACACCCTCACGCTGACGAAGACGGCCGGCGGCATGGAGCGCGACACCGAGCGCGAGAAGGCCGGGGCCAGCACGCTGTCCGCGGTCGAGAAGCAGGTCGTCGACAACATCGAGGGCAAGGTCTCCTACACCCGTCTGGGCCTCTACACCCAGGACGACGAGAAGCGCGGCCCCGTCGGCCCGCTGCTGTTCGTGGGCGTCAAGCTCGCCACCCCCGTCGAGGACCCGGCAACGCTGCTCGCGGACTTCCGCTCGCGCGCGAAGGCCAACGGCTTCGAGGTGACCTCGCTCGACACCGGCGACGACTCCGCCGGGGCCTGCGCGGCGCAGACCGAGGGCCAGAAGGCCGCCATCTGCGCCTGGGCCACCCGCGACACGGTCGGACAGCTCTTCCCGACCGCCGTCGGCTACTCCCGCGGCCAGGTCGCGAAGCTGCTCACCGACGTCCGCGCGGACGTCGAGCGCACCGACTGACGGGCCGCTAGTCTCCGGCGGGTGATGACGACCCGCTGGGGACGCGAGCTCGACCCCGACGCGCCCCTGCCCGAGCACCCGCGGCCGCAGCTCGAGCGCCCGTCGTGGAGCTCGCTCAACGGCCGGTGGGAGCACGCCTTCACCGCGTCGGGCGAGCGCCCCGCGGCGTACGACGGGCCGATCACCGTCCCCTTCTCCCCCGAGGCGCCGCTGTCGGGGGTCGAGCGGCAGCTGCAGCCCGACGAGTGGCTGTGGTACCGCCGGACCTTCCCGACGCCGCCGGTCGTCGACGGCGGCCGCGTGCTGCTGCACCTCGGCGCGGTCGACCAGAGCTGCACCGTGTGGGTCGACGGCCACGAGGTGGGCGGACACACCGGCGGCTACCTGCCCTTCACCCTCGACGTGACCGACGCGCTGGCCGCCCGCCGGCACGACGCCACGGCCGAGCACGTCCTCGAGGTGCGGGTGCGCGACCTGTCCGACACCAGCTGGCACGCCCGCGGCAAGCAGAAGCTCCGGCGCGGCAACATCTGGTACACCGCCCAGTCAGGGATCTGGCAGACGGTCTGGCTCGAGTGGGTGCCCCCCCGGCACGTCGAGCGGCTGGTGCTGGTCCCCCACCTCGACGCGGGCGCGCTCGAGGTCACCGTGCACGCGCAGGGCGGCCACCGGGGCGCCACGGCCACGGTGGTGGTGCGCAGCGGCGAGCAGGAGGTCGGTCGCGCGGAGGTCGCGCCCGGGGTCGCCACCCGCGTCGCGCTGGCGCAGGTGCGGCCGTGGTCGCCCGAGGACCCCCACCTCTACGACCTCGAGGTCACCTTCGGCGAGGACCGCGTCACGTCGTACGCCGGGCTCCGCTCGGTCGCGGTCGGGACCGACGCCCGGGGGCACCGCCGGCTGCTGCTCAACGGCGCGCCGTACCCCCACGTCGGGGTGCTCGACCAGGGCTACTGGCCCGACGGGCTGCTGACGCCGCCCGGCGACGCGGCCATGGTCCACGACATCACCAGCATGAAGGACCTCGGCTTCACGGTGCTGCGCAAGCACGCCAAGCTCGAGCCCGCCCGGTGGTACGCCCACTGCGACCGGATCGGGGTGCTGGTCTGGCAGGACGTCGTCAACGGCGGCACGACCTACCGCGGCATCACCACCCGTCGTCCCGCCTCCAGGCTGCCCCCCGTCCCCGACCGTCTCTTCCCCGTCTACGGCCGCGGCCACCGGGCCGGTCGGGCCGAGTTCCTGAGTGAGGTCGAGGCCACCGTCGCCACGCTCGGCAACGCCCCCAGCGTCGTGGTGTGGACGCCCTTCAACGAGGGCTGGGGCCAGTTCTCCTCGCGGGCCGTCGCCCGCCTGGTCAGGCGCCTGGACCCGACCCGGCTGGTGATGGCCACCAGCGGCTGGGTCGACCACGGCGGTGGCGACCTGCGCAGCTTCCACCGCTACGGCAAGCCCTTCCGCATGCCCGCGCACCGCGGCGGCCGCCGGGCGGTCGTGCTCTCCGAGTACGGCGGCTACAGCCACCGCGTCGAGGACCACCAGTGGGGCCCGCGGATGTTCGGCTACCGCAAGTTCAAGGTCCGCAAGCGGCTCCAGCGGGCCTTCGTGCAGCTCCACGACGCCCTCGTCACGGAGGCCGCCCGCGGGCTCTCGGCCACGGTCTACACCCAGCTCAGCGACGTCGAGGACGAGCTCAACGGGCTGTGGACCTACGACCGCGAGGTGCTCAAGCTCGACGCCGAGGTGGTCCGCGAGGTCACCGCCCGGCTGCGGGCGGCCATGACCGCCGGGTGAGGCCGGTCGGAGCCGGCCGGGCCCGGGCTCAGCGGGCGTCGACCCACTGCTGGCCGATGGTGCGGGGCACGGCCGTGCCGGCGGTCAGCTCGGCGACGATCTCCTCGATGACGCCCCGCGCCGCGGGCGGCACCGCGAACCGCAGCGTGGCCTCGCCCGTGTAGTCCACGCCCAGCACGCGCGCCCCCCGCGAGCGCAGGTCGTGCTCGAGGCGACCGACGGCGGCGATGTCGACCATCACCTCGCACAGGTCCTGCAGCACCCGCTCGACGGTCCCGACCTCGTCGAGCGCGACACGGGTCGCCTCGGCGTACGCCCGGGTCAGGCCCCCGGTGCCGAGCAGCGTGCCCCCGAACCACCGGGAGACGACCGCGACCACGTCGCCCAGCTCGCGCCCGCGGAGGATGCCCAGGATCGGTGGTCCGGCCGTGCCGGAGGGCTCGCCGTCGTCGTGTGCCGCCTCGACCGCGCGCTCGGGGCCGACCACGAAGGCCGAGCAGTGGTGGCGCGCCTCCCAGTGGCGGCGCCGCACCTGCTCCACGACGGCGCGGGCCTCGGCCTCGTCGCCGACCCGCACCAGGGTGCAGCGGAACCGCGACCGCTCGACCTCGATCTCGGCCTCGCCGTCGCGCGCGATGGTCTGGTACGACGTCACGGCCACGCGCCGATCATCGCTTGCGATGATCGGTCCATGCGCGTCGTCTCACTGCTGCCCTCGACCACCGAGATCCTCTTCGCCATCGGCGCCGGAGACGACGTCGTTGGGGTCACCTTCGAGTGCGACCACCCGGTCGAGGCCCGCGAGCGCCGGATCGTCTCGACCAGCGCCCTGCCCGAGGGCCTGTCGCCCCGCGAGATCGACGCGTTCGTGCGGGCGGCCCGCCACGCCGGCGAGGACCTCTACCGCCTCGACGCCGGAGCCCTGGAGGGCCTCGACGCCGACCTGGTCGTCACCCAGGACCTGTGCGCGGTCTGCGCCGTCGACGTGTCGGTGGTCCAGGACGCGCTGTCCCACCTCGGCACCCGCGCGGAGGTGCTGACCATCGACCCGCACACCCTCGCCGAGGTGCTCGGGTCGGTGCTGACCCTGGGGCGGGCCACCGGCCGGGAGGCGCCCGCCGAGGCCCTGGTGCAGCGCCTCGAGGAGCGGCTGCAGCGGGTCCGCGACGAGGTGGCCGAGCGCCGCCGCGCGGGCGCCCGCACGCCGCGGATGCTGGTGCTGGAGTGGACCGACCCGGCGTTCACCCCGGGCCACTGGGTCCCCGAGATGGTGGAGCTCGCCGGTGCCACCTGCACGCTGGGCCAGGCCGGCGCGACGTCGGTGCGGGCCGACTGGTCGCAGGTCCGCGCCAGCGCTCCGGACGTCGTGGTGTGCGCGCCGTGCGGCTACGACCTGCCGGCTGCGCTCGAGCTCGCGCGGGAGCTCGTCGGGAGCGGCGAGCTGCCCCCCGACGTGCCGGTGTGGGCGGTCGACGCCAACGCCTCCTTCGCCCGTCCCGGCCCGCGGCTGGTCGACGGCGTCGAGACCCTGGCCGCGATCGTGGCGGGCGCCGACCCGCACGGCAACGCGGCCTGCCGGGTGCGCTGAGGCGCAGCCTGGTGGTGGGGCGACCTTGGGAGTGCCACCCCACCACGAGGTGGTCGCCGACGAGGAAGGTTGGAGGGACCTGAGGCAGGCCGATCCTCGTCCAGGACCGGTGCACAGCCTAGGCAAACGAGCGGTCGCGCGCGACCGATGTCACCAATTCGGTCCCCGCCTCGACGGCTCCGGGCGACCGTCCCGGTCGGTGCCCCGGTCGGCGCCTCAGTCGTGCGCGACGAAGCCCAGCAGGTCCTGCCGGGTCAGCACGCCGACCGGCTTGCCGTCCTCCTGGACCAGCACGGCGTCGGCGTCGCGGAGCGCCGCCACGGCGTCCTCGACGGCGGCGCCGGCCCCCATGGTGGGCAGCGGCTCGTCCATGTGGTCCTCGACCTGGTCGGCCAGCCGGGCCTTGCCGCCGTAGAGGGCGTCCAGCAGACGCCGCTCGGACACCGACCCGGCCACCTCGGCGGCCATGATGGGCGGCTCCGCGCGGACCACGGGCATCTGCGAGACGCCGTACTCCTGCAGGATCGCGATCGCCTCGGCGATGGTCTCGGTCGGGTGGGTGTGCACCAGGGCGGGGATGTCGCCCTTCTTGGCGTGCAGGACCTGGCCCACGGTCTGGCCGGTGTGGTCGGACAGGAAGCCGTAGCGGGCCAGCCACTCGTCGTTGAAGACCTTGGTCAGGTAGCCGCGCCCGCTGTCGGGCAGCAGCACCACGACGACGGCATCGGGGTCGTCGAGCTCCTGGGCCAGCTGCACCGCGGCGTACGCCGCCATGCCGGCCGAGCCGCCGACGAGCAGGCCCTCCTCGCGGGCCAGCCGCCGCGTGAAGGCGAACGAGTCGCCGTCGGACACCTCGATCACCCGGTCGGCGACGCCGCGGTCGTAGGTGTCGGGCCAGAAGTCCTCCCCCACGCCCTCGACGAGGTAGGGACGCCCGGTGCCGCCCGAGTAGACCGAGCCGGCGGGGTCGGCCCCGACCACCTGGATCTCGGGGTTGCGCTCCTTGAGGTAGCGCCCGACGCCGCTGATGGTGCCGCCGGTGCCCATGCCCGTGACGAAGTGGGTGATGCGGCCGTCGGTCTGCTCCCAGATCTCGGGGCCGGTCTGCTCGTAGTGCGAGAGCGGGTTGTTGGGGTTGGCGTACTGGTTGGGCTTCCAGGCGCCCTCGATCTCGCGGCTGAGGCGGTCCGAGACGCTGTAGTAGCTGTCGGGGTGCTCGGGGGCGACGGCGGTCGGGCAGACCACGACCTCGGCGCCGTAGGCCTTGAGGACGTTGCGCTTGTCCTCGCTGACCTTGTCGGGGCACACGAAGACGCACGAGTAGCCGCGCTGCTGGGCCACCAGCGCGAGGCCGACCCCGGTGTTGCCGGAGGTGGGTTCGACGATGGTGCCGCCCGGGCGGAGCTCGCCGCTGGCCTCGGCCGCGTCGATCATCTTGACCGCGATGCGGTCCTTCACCGAGCCACCCGGGTTGAGGTACTCGACCTTGGCGAGCACGAGGGACGCGGTGGCGCCCGCGGTGCGGTTGAGCTTGACCAGCGGGGTGTTGCCGATCAGCTCCAGGAGGGAGTTGGCGTACTGCATGGGACCAACCTAGGCCGAGCGTCACCCTTCCCGCCCACCGGGAGCCGAGATCGAGTTGTCACCTCCGAGCAAGGACCGACACGCGTCGAGCAGGTTAGGTTTCTTCACATCAGCCCCTCAGGGCTCACCAAAATGGGGCAGACTGCCCCACATCGGCCCGATTCTGGCCGCTGACGTCGCCCCTCCGGCCTTCACACGGGAGTCCTGCACGATGAACACACGTCGCTTCTCGGTGCGACCCGCACTGATCG
This genomic interval from Nocardioides scoriae contains the following:
- the ilvA gene encoding threonine ammonia-lyase: MSVTLADIEQCREVVDAVALRTAMEESRWLQNIVGGQVLLKCENLQRTGSFKIRGAYVRLSRLSADERARGVVAASAGNHAQGVALAAQLLGITATVFMPEGAPIPKANATRGYGADVRFHGESLTEALVAAQEHADATGAVFIHPFDHPDIMSGQGTCGLEILEQAPQARTVLVPTGGGGLLAGVALAIKAKRPDVRVVGVQAAGAAAYPESLRTGAPVALQRMLTMADGIAVARPGDLTFAAVRDHVDEIVTVSEDSMSRALVLLLERAKMVVEPSGAAAVAAILDAPHAFETPAVAVLSGGNVDPLLLGNLIRHGMAAGGRYLSIGCVISDRPGGLATLLRDLADAGANVLEVVHERTSVSLHIGEVQVRLSLETRGAPHAEAVLARLREHGYEVVQ
- a CDS encoding AI-2E family transporter, which gives rise to MALDRGLRTRLRIPSRTGHRVRAVEEQARRELETVELRERIAQQWAEVRATRRSMDAEPRITGGVSNFSRAKVPYGVDLAAAWGWRFLVICAAGAIILYLLQFFMVMVLPLVIALLLAALFSPVVHRLGRLGVPRKLGALLVVLLLVGIVALSATFVGNQVAQGVSDLSTQVGSGVGQIRAWLRDGPLQVTDSQISTALGEAQAQLTSLGDNAVETLSELGTTLGHVVAGIFIVLFATYFFLADGGLIWAWLVRLFPRAGRLQADSSGRVAWASLTQFVRATVLVAAVDAIGIAVGAAVLGVPFVGAIGVLVFLGSFVPMIGAAISGTVAVLVALVAQGPVTALIMLGVVVAVQQVEAHVLQPFLMGRFVSVHPLGVIVAIAMGVLVAGIAGALIAVPLAASLNAVVQHLARHTDVGQDADEATDDDPIPVAGTPAPDADGPEPAPEGSPA
- a CDS encoding glutamate mutase L → MTPLLCVDLGSTFTKAALVDGDTGELLATTSHPTTVATDVMDGVDACRAALAEQRPEALDAPLLACSSAGGGLRIAVVGNEELVTAEAGRRVALSSGGKVVAVLGRASGQADYRALAEQTRPDVVLLTGGTDGGDVDGALAGARALVASGWRGPVVVAANPDAVPQLREVLAGWPVQVADNVVPRIGVLEPGPARLAIREAFLRHVIGGKGLSTRVDLAEVVSGPTPDLVLTGVEVLAAETGDDVVVVDVGGATTDVHSVVRLDPEEAGLAREVVAPSPVTRTVEGDLGMRWSAASTWEAATGAGLEPALPQSAALRRTEDPDLLPATPAEVEEDLALARVAATLAVRRHVGRSRVVVGPDGRRVERSGTDLREVGLLVGSGGVLRHADPARAAALLDGLVGPSPEGWQLPDHPRVVVDRDYVLAAVGLLATSHDDRRAAAAALARSLARWHSTGV
- a CDS encoding YidH family protein, with the protein product MAEVPAAGPAASPAPRPEPDVRFSLANERTLLAYQRTSVGLLAAAVAIVHFLDDDPLVVVLGLSFVATSAVAAVGGYLRFRGVDRAIREGRPIGAGPAAHLLSVAVMVTLLVGTAYVLLARV
- a CDS encoding cystathionine gamma-synthase is translated as MTQEQHDQHRSKSGFETRAIHAGYEPDAATGAVIPPIYATSTYKQDGVGGLRGGYEYSRSGNPTRSALEGNLAALEEGERAFAFASGLAAEDTLLHSVCGPGDHVVIPDDAYGGTFRLVDKVATRWGLTYDAAPVSDVDAVRAAIRPGQTKLVWVETPTNPLLNIGDVEALAAVAHDAGALLVVDNTFASSYLQQPLTLGADVVVHSTTKYAGGHSDVVGGALVVRDLELAEQVGFHQNAIGAVAGPFDSWLVLRGLKTLAVRMDRHCDNAERVVEFLSAHPKVAEVIYPGLEQHPGHAVAARQMKRFGGIVSFRVAAGEQAALDACARAEVFTLAESLGGIESLIEHPGRMTHASVAGTALEVPSDLIRLSVGIETVEDLLADLDRALG
- the msrA gene encoding peptide-methionine (S)-S-oxide reductase MsrA; the encoded protein is MFFSRTKTTLPTADEALPGRTEQWFPLSEKHRALDAPLVTDEVPEGHQVALFGLGCFWGAEEIFWQVPGVWSTSVGYAGGQTPHPSYEEVCSGRTGHTEAVRVVYDPSQVSYADLVATFYEVHDPTQGMRQGNDTGTQYRSAIYYETPEQERVAHEVTERYQPELAKRGYGPITTEIRPAAETPYYYAEDHHQQYLLKNPFGYRCHSATGISVPRD
- a CDS encoding glycoside hydrolase family 2 protein: MTTRWGRELDPDAPLPEHPRPQLERPSWSSLNGRWEHAFTASGERPAAYDGPITVPFSPEAPLSGVERQLQPDEWLWYRRTFPTPPVVDGGRVLLHLGAVDQSCTVWVDGHEVGGHTGGYLPFTLDVTDALAARRHDATAEHVLEVRVRDLSDTSWHARGKQKLRRGNIWYTAQSGIWQTVWLEWVPPRHVERLVLVPHLDAGALEVTVHAQGGHRGATATVVVRSGEQEVGRAEVAPGVATRVALAQVRPWSPEDPHLYDLEVTFGEDRVTSYAGLRSVAVGTDARGHRRLLLNGAPYPHVGVLDQGYWPDGLLTPPGDAAMVHDITSMKDLGFTVLRKHAKLEPARWYAHCDRIGVLVWQDVVNGGTTYRGITTRRPASRLPPVPDRLFPVYGRGHRAGRAEFLSEVEATVATLGNAPSVVVWTPFNEGWGQFSSRAVARLVRRLDPTRLVMATSGWVDHGGGDLRSFHRYGKPFRMPAHRGGRRAVVLSEYGGYSHRVEDHQWGPRMFGYRKFKVRKRLQRAFVQLHDALVTEAARGLSATVYTQLSDVEDELNGLWTYDREVLKLDAEVVREVTARLRAAMTAG
- a CDS encoding IMPACT family protein, whose product is MAVTSYQTIARDGEAEIEVERSRFRCTLVRVGDEAEARAVVEQVRRRHWEARHHCSAFVVGPERAVEAAHDDGEPSGTAGPPILGILRGRELGDVVAVVSRWFGGTLLGTGGLTRAYAEATRVALDEVGTVERVLQDLCEVMVDIAAVGRLEHDLRSRGARVLGVDYTGEATLRFAVPPAARGVIEEIVAELTAGTAVPRTIGQQWVDAR